The following proteins come from a genomic window of Rutidosis leptorrhynchoides isolate AG116_Rl617_1_P2 chromosome 10, CSIRO_AGI_Rlap_v1, whole genome shotgun sequence:
- the LOC139870410 gene encoding uncharacterized protein, whose protein sequence is MWRYQKLTSIIDLKKLQPGSHAIPSLCNTSVPLKVSIFTWRASLLRLPVRIELDKRGLDLDTIRCPLCDDDLESGCANISIDNVVNAFSDDNQSINSRSGKRIWQGSKWVCGYIIWKNRNNKICRKAKWDTASILSDIQLKSFQWISKRFKNSNIDWHQWLISPGFYVSSSNNRVGVG, encoded by the exons ATGTGGCGATATCAGAAGCTTACCTCCATCATCGACTTAAAGAAGCTTCAGCCTGGTTCGCATGCTATACCTTCGTTGTGCAATACCTCTGTTCCATTAAAAGTCAGCATTTTCACGTGGAGAGCTAGTCTACTCCGTCTTCCCGTGCGCATAGAACTGGACAAAAGAGGTTTAGATCTCGACACTATTCGTTGTCCATTGTGTGATGACGATCTAGAATCG GGCTGCGCAAACATCTCAATTGACAATGTGGTGAATGCTTTTTCTGACGACAATCAATCTATCAATTCACGTTCGGGAAAACGCATTTGGCAAGGATCAAAATGGGTTTGTGGTTACATCATTTGGAAAAATCGAAACAACAAAATCTGCCGCAAAGCTAAATGGGATACGGCATCGATATTGAGTGACATTCAACTTAAAAGTTTCCAATGGATTTCGAAAAGATTCAAGAATTCGAACATCGATTGGCATCAATGGCTCATCAGTCCGGGATTTTATGTTTCGTCTTCTAATAATCGTGTGGGTGTTGGCTAG
- the LOC139871529 gene encoding phosphatidylinositol 4-kinase gamma 7-like, protein MSSNFDTSPVQTQMAVSVFKTPVGREYHGNDRKSTGRRRVFVQTETGCVLGMDLDRNDNAHMVKRRLQIALNVPIEESSLSFGDMVLKNDLSAIRNDSPLLLTRSHMHRSSSTPCLSPSGRDIQQRDRSGPIEILGHSSSFVRTKEIVNEIVLALKNGVDPVPVNGGLGGAYYFRNSRGERVAIVKPTDEEPFAPNNPKGFVGKTLGQPGLKRSVRVGETGFREVAAYLLDYDHFANVPPTALVKITHSIFNVNDGVSGNNNNARKKHYSKIASFQKFMDHDFDASDHGTSSFPVSSVHRIGILDIRIFNTDRHAGNLLVKKVNNYGNFGQQVELIPIDHGLCLPESLEDPYFEWIHWPQASIPFSEDELEYIEKLDPFRDSSMLRNELPMIREACLRVLTLCTIFLKEAAAYGLCLGEIGEMMSREFRRGEEEPSELEALCIEAKRVLAERERDPFVISPRTQVHEDGFQFEIDYDDCASSINPILRFNFGPGRNPLSKLEETIEEEEGESEEKDVHYVPERVPSASNITTSLKKNLSLGDSSAGHRSAGEQLPASATFVKLSDMNDEEWGVFLEKFKELMGPVFAQRKSGALVQRQRQRLGTSCQF, encoded by the coding sequence ATGTCTAGTAACTTTGACACAAGTCCGGTTCAAACACAAATGGCGGTATCGGTTTTTAAGACTCCGGTAGGTAGGGAGTATCATGGAAACGATCGAAAAAGTACGGGTAGGAGACGAGTTTTTGTTCAGACGGAAACGGGCTGCGTTTTAGGAATGGATTTAGATCGAAACGACAACGCGCATATGGTGAAACGACGGTTACAGATTGCTTTAAATGTTCCGATTGAAGAAAGTTCTTTAAGTTTTGGTGATATGGTGTTGAAGAATGATCTTAGCGCCATTCGTAACGATTCGCCGCTTCTTTTGACTAGGAGTCATATGCATAGAAGCTCTTCGACCCCATGTTTGTCTCCTTCGGGTCGGGATATACAACAGAGGGATCGTAGTGGGCCCATTGAGATTTTGGGTCATTCGAGTAGTTTTGTGCGGACGAAAGAGATTGTTAATGAGATTGTGTTGGCGTTGAAGAACGGGGTGGACCCCGTCCCGGTTAACGGTGGTTTAGGAGGTGCGTATTATTTTAGGAACAGTAGGGGTGAGAGAGTGGCGATTGTGAAACCGACTGATGAGGAGCCTTTTGCGCCCAATAACCCGAAAGGGTTTGTGGGTAAAACTCTGGGTCAACCAGGGCTGAAACGGTCGGTTCGTGTAGGTGAAACGGGTTTTCGTGAGGTTGCTGCTTACCTTCTTGATTATGATCATTTTGCTAATGTACCTCCTACTGCATTAGTGAAAATTACGCACTCGATATTTAATGTTAATGATGGTGTAAGCGGGAATAATAATAACGCTAGGAAAAAACATTATAGTAAAATCGCTTCGTTTCAGAAGTTTATGGATCATGATTTTGATGCGAGTGATCATGGAACGTCGAGTTTTCCAGTGTCTTCCGTTCATCGTATTGGTATATTAGATATTAGGATTTTTAACACGGACCGTCACGCGGGGAATCTGCTTGTGAAAAAAGTTAACAATTATGGAAATTTTGGTCAACAAGTTGAACTTATACCCATTGACCATGGTCTATGCTTGCCGGAAAGTTTAGAGGATCCGTATTTCGAGTGGATTCATTGGCCACAAGCTTCGATCCCGTTTTCAGAAGACGAGCTCGAGTACATTGAAAAACTTGACCCGTTTCGTGACTCATCGATGCTTAGAAACGAGCTTCCTATGATCCGTGAAGCTTGTCTTCGTGTTCTAACCCTATGCACCATTTTTCTTAAAGAAGCTGCGGCTTATGGTTTGTGTTTGGGTGAGATCGGTGAGATGATGAGCCGTGAATTTCGTCGCGGTGAAGAGGAACCGAGCGAGCTCGAGGCTTTGTGCATCGAGGCAAAACGAGTGTTAGCCGAAAGAGAACGGGACCCGTTTGTGATATCTCCGAGAACTCAAGTGCACGAAGACGGTTTTCAGTTCGAAATCGACTATGATGATTGTGCGAGTTCCATAAACCCGATTCTACGGTTCAATTTCGGGCCCGGGAGAAACCCTCTTTCTAAACTTGAAGAaacaattgaagaagaagaaggtgaaAGTGAAGAAAAAGATGTACATTATGTACCGGAAAGAGTACCTTCGGCTTCCAATATAACAACGTCGCTCAAGAAAAACTTGAGTTTAGGTGACTCGTCGGCTGGGCATCGAAGTGCGGGTGAGCAGTTACCAGCGAGTGCTACGTTCGTTAAGTTATCGGACATGAACGATGAGGAATGGGGTGTGTTTTTAGAAAAGTTTAAGGAGCTGATGGGCCCGGTTTTCGCGCAGCGAAAATCGGGTGCATTGGTGCAAAGGCAGAGACAGAGGTTGGGTACTTCTTGCCAGTTTTGA